The following is a genomic window from uncultured Draconibacterium sp..
ACAAGTAACGAAGAGCTTCAATCGTCTAACGAAGAGTTGATGTCGTCGAATGAAGAGTTGCAAAGTTCGAACGAAGAACTCCAATCGGTAAACGAAGAATTATATACTGTTAATAGTGAATTGCAAGAGAAAAACAAGGAGCTTGAGGCATTGAATGACGATATGAATAACCTATTAAACAGTAATGAGGTAGGTACATTGTTTCTCGATACCCAATTTAATATCCGAAAGTTTACTCCATCTGTAAAGCATCTTTTCCATCTCGAAGATTCAGATTTAGGACGTTCGATAGTCAGCTTTGCTTCCGAATTTGATGATGAATCCCGCCAGTCGATTATTAAAGATTCGAAACTTGCATTGGAGCAACTACAATCGGTTGAAAAAGAAATTCATGATAAAAATGGCAACTGGTTTTTGGAACGCATAAGTCCATTTATTACTACCCGAAAGAGAATTGAAGGTGTGGTTATTACTTTTATTAATATCGTAAACTTAAAAAATACACAAGAAGAGCTAAAAGAGAGCAATTATCGTTTACAAACGGCATTAAAAGGAGGCGATATGGCGTGGTGGGAAGTTCATTTGCCGGAGGGGAAAGTGGTATTCAGCCCTCAAAAAGCAATAATGCTGGGGCGCAAGGCCGACGATTTTAAACACTATACCGATTTTACAAATCTTATCCATCCTGATGATTACCAAGATACAATGAATGCCTTTAGCGACCACTTGTCGGGGAAAAATCAAAAATATGATTGCGAATACCGCATTAAAAATAGTAAAGGAGAATACCAGTGGTTTCATGATGTGGGACAGGTATCATCCGACGATGGGGAGAAAAAAATTGTTAGTGGAATTGTTACCGAAATTACCAGTAAAAAGGAAGCCGAACGACATTTATTGGAAGCCCAGCAAAAAGCAGAATCTGCTAATGTTTATAAAAACCAGTTTTTGGCCAATATGAGCCACGAAATACGCACACCAATGAATGGTTTGGTTGGTTTTGCAAATTTACTTAGAGATGACGATTTAAACTCAGAAACAAAAAACAAGTATATCGACATAATTGAAAATAGCTCAAAACAATTACTCAATCTCATTGACGATATTATTGACGTTTCGAAAATTGAAGCACGGGAATTAAAGATAAACAAGAAACCAAGTAAACTCAGTGACCTGTTTTATGCTACACAATCAACTTTTAGCGAATTAAAAAACGAGATAAACAAAGAACAGGTCGAAATTGCTGTTAATATTCCGAAGGAATCTGAAAATCTGGTACTAGATACCGATCCCGACAGATTGCAACAAGTACTTGTTAATTTGGTGAATAATGCCCTGAAATTTACTGAAAAGGGAAGAATAGAATTTGGGTATAAACAAATTGATGATAAAGTTGCAATATATGTAACGGACGAAGGAATTGGAATTCCTAATGATAAATTCGATATTATTTTTAATCGATTTGAACAAATAAGAAATGGAAACAATGATTTCAATGAAGGAACAGGCTTGGGCTTATCCATTTCAAAGGGTATTGTTGAACTACTGGGAGGGAAGCTCCACGTAGAATCTCAGGAATCAATAGGCTCAACTTTTAGTTTCGATTTACCCTATACCGAAGGTTTAATACTGGCAGTTGATGATAACAACAAAACAGAAACTAATACTATTGAGGATAAAACCAAAGACAAAACCATTTTAATTGTTGAAGATGAGCTTGTTAATGTTGAGTATTTTAAGGCTTTGTTTGCTGGTATGGCCATTAAGTTACATTTTGCCCTAAATGGTCGCGAAGCAATTGAAATTGTTAAAACTCAATCGCCAATCGACATTATTTTAATGGATATCCGAATGCCCGATATGGATGGATTTGAGGCTGCAAAGCTAATATTAAAAGGTAAGCCTGATTTTAAGATAATTGCACAAACTGCTTACGCCATGGCTGGTGATAAGGAAAAATGCTTGCAAAATGGTTTTGTTGATTATATTTCAAAACCATTAAAAAAAGAAGAGCTTTTGAATAAAATGGCTCGTTGGATAGGTAATTAACACCGAAATACGAAAAAGAATATAAAATATTGGAACCCCATCTTTTTACTTGCCGGAAAGTCGGGAATTGCCTTATTCCCGGCAAATACAGCTGCCCCTGAATTTGAGCCAACATCAAAAAATGAGAAAATCGATCATTATGCATTTAACGTAACCAACGAAAATTTCGAAAAAGCCAAAAAGCTATACGCTGAACTGGATTTGGATTTTAACATCCATGACCATTATTTCTTTGATTCAATACACCAAAGATCCCGACGAACACGCGGTTGAACTGACTACGATTAAAGTAACGAGCAAGAGTTTTAAATAATACAACACTCAAAAGAAACCCAAAACAAAATAATAATCTACCGAAATTCAACTGATGAAAGCCGCTCTTTATCTATCAATTTTCTACTCACCCAAGAATGCCAAAATAGTTGTTTTAAAGCGGCTTGCCGATAAGCTTGAATATTCGTTATAATAATTTGAACATATAGACAAGTATTGCCAACTGCGTTATATGTACGATTTAAACATGTTGTCTAATTTTGAAACTGGAAGTTGACGCTATTGTCGAATCGCATTAAAAACTTAAAATAAGAAATATGAAATTATTAAAGCCGATCGTTGGAATAATACTTGTTTTTTGTGCCTGGGGTATAAATTCAGTATTTGCACAAAGCGGTGATCAGATTTTAGACGGAATTGGTGAAACCGGATTAATTGCCCGTTATACGTTTGAAGAAAATGTAAAAGACTGGTCGAGAAATAACCTGCATGGAAACATTGAGGGAATCGGTTACGAATTTATAAACGATGAAATATTCGGCAAAGTAATCTCATTGGCGGGCGACGGAAAAACATATATTACTATTCCCGGCGAGTTACTGGCAGGCGAGGAGTCAGTAAGTATTTCTGCCTGGGTTTATTTGCGCTCGGCCAAAGCTGGTGCGCCGCTTTTTGATTTTGGCAAAAACAATAAATCGACTTTCAGTGCAGCCCCTGAAGGAGAAAATGGTTATGTGGCACAAGTGGGTGATTATACCGCAAGTTCGCCGTCTGCAGCATTGTATAAATGGAATCACGTAGTGGTGGTGGTTAATGTTCCTGAAAAAACATTTTCAACTTACCTGAACGCAGAAATGGTTAGCGAAGTAAAAGATGTTAAGGTGGAACTAAAACAACTGTTCGATGCCCGTAAAGGCAATAATGATCAGTTTATTATCGGAAAAGCGTTAACCTCAGGAGATGCTTCTATTGATGCAAAACTGCACGATTTTCGTATTTACCGGATTCCTTTAAGCAAAAGACAAATTGGATGGATTAACTTTAGTGCTTTGCATAAAGAGGAGGCAGAAGAAATGATGCGTAACAAGCAAGAGCCGGATCTTCCAAAGTTTTCGGAAACAACACCACAGCTTTATACCCAGTATTTAACAGGCGTTCAAACTATTGAGATAGAAACAGAAGTGGGTTTTTTGCCTCGTTTGCCACGTTTTGTAAAAGGTGTTTACAGCAACGATTTCGAGGGGCCTGAGGTACGTGTGCTTTGGCCTGCCCCTGAAGATAACAGCGAAGTTAAAAGTGCCGGAAAATATACTGTGACCGGACGAGTTGCCGGAAGCGATATTCAACCTAAAGCAATTGTTACAGTGGTAGAACACGATCACAAACATCATGCGCCACTCCGCACGTTGGAGGCTTTTGATTTGGATGAGGTACAATTAACTGAAGATTTACATCACCACGAAACAAAATTTGTAGAGAATCGCGATAAATTCGTTAATGGTTTGTTGGAAACCAATCCTGATGATTTCCTTTACATGTTCCGCAATGCTTTTGGACAGGAACAACCTGCAGGAGCCGAGCCTCTGGGGGGATGGGATAGCCAGGAAACAAAACTTCGTGGTCATGCCACCGGCCATTACCTGAGTGCCTTGGCACAGGCTTATTCAAGTACTGCTTACGATGCTGCTATTCAGGCTAAGTTTGCCGAAAAGATGGAGTACATGGTGAATACGCTGTATGAGTTGTCGCAATTATCGGGAACTCCAAAAATAGCAGGTGGTGAATTTATTGCTGATCCCCTGGCTATTCCTCCTGGACCGGGAAAGGATGGTTTTGATTCGGACTTAAGCGAAGATGGTATTCGCACCGATTACTGGAACTGGGGCAAGGGATTTATTAGTGCTTATCCGCCGGATCAGTTTATTATGCTGGAACACGGCGCAAAATATGGAACCGATAACGATAAAGTTTGGGCACCGTATTATACGTTGCACAAAATATTGGCAGGTTTAATGGATGTTTACGAAGTGAGTGGCAACGAAAAAGCGCTAGACATCGTTGAAGGAATGGGCGACTGGGTGTATGCACGTTTAAGTGTGGTGCCAACCGAAACGCTTATCAGCATTTGGAATACTTACATTGCCGGCGAATTTGGTGGAATGAATGAAGCATTGGCACGATTAAGCCGCCTGACCAACGAGTCTCGTTACCTGGAAACAGCAAAGTTATTCGATAACATCCGTGTATTTTTTGGCGATGCCGAACATTCGAACGGACTGGCGAAAAACGTAGATCTGTTCCGTGGTTTACATGCCAACCAGCACATTCCGCAAATTATGGGGGCATTGGAAATCTATCGCGATTCGAAGGAGCCGGAATATTTCGATATTGCTGATAACTTCTGGAATAAAACCACCGGAGATTATATGTACAGTATTGGAGGTGTGGCAGGAGCCCGTAACCCCGCCAATGCCGAATGTTTTACTGCTGAGCCGGCAACACTTTACGAAAACGGTTTTGCGGTAGGCGGACAGAACGAAACATGTGCAACCTATAACATGCTAAAATTGAGCCGCAATCTGTTTCTGTATAATCAGCAAGCCCAATTGATGGATTATTACGAGCGCGGGCTTTACAATCATATTCTGGCGTCGGTTGATAAGCATACTCCTGCAAATACCTACCATGTGCCTTTGCGTGCCGGTTCGGTAAAGCATTTTACGAATGCGCATATGGACGGTTTTACCTGTTGTAACGGTACGGCTTTGGAGAGCAATACAAAACTTCAGAACTCGATTTATTTCCGAAGTGCAAATAACGATGCTTTGTTTGTAAACCTTTATGTACCATCAATTCTGAAATGGACAGATAAGGACATTACCGTTACGCAAACAACGGCTTATCCAAAAGAAGACCACACAACATTAACCATCAGCGGTAGTGGCAAATTCGATTTGAATGTGCGTGTACCACACTGGGCTACTGAAGGATTTTTTGTAACGATTAATGGCAAGAAACAAGATATCACAACTGAACCGGGAACTTACCTTACCATCAGCCGCAAATGGAAAGATGGTGATCAAGTGGAGTTGCGTATGCCTTTCCATTTTTATTTAGAGCCGGT
Proteins encoded in this region:
- a CDS encoding chemotaxis protein CheB — protein: MSNVDNQFVVGIGASAGGLDAVQQLFDNLPDDSGMSFVIIQHLSPDFKSLMPELLAKHTKMKIFTADDNQTIQPNCIYLNQRSKNLQLKGNKLMLLEKAPRGNLNLPIDIFFHSLGEEFMDKSFGVILSGTGSDGSRGIKTIKEAGGTILVQEPSSAQFDGMPNSAISTNLTDFVLSPKEIADRLIQLSTKRIDLQTITVDSDSHEKAFDSILELIYKSLGINFKKYKTNTLLRRIEKRMNVHNLETLAEYYILIKNNQKERAVVFQEFLIGVTSFFRDTEAFNIIKKKIIPAIANAKTKQHTLRMWVAGCSTGEEVYSIAILMEDYLRANKLNLDYKIFATDIDKKALQIAGLGNYTVNNIVEIDNKYLEEYFLKVGDRIQIVKRIREKIVFSYHDVTKDPPFIRMDFISCRNLLIYFNNNTQKKVLNNFQYALNKSAYLFLGSSESLGPVSKYFEIIDTKWKIYKNLTETKRIREDEDFENESSSGLHFLRDSYNSKALDAKNESLQESHYFRYLSQKHAPTSVFIDKDYNILFVSGDLKEWFSYSAGLFHNNLLKITDVEIAALIRNGVRRVTKENKTVVFKELELNIDSETRTFDLSVEKIKKFHTDKDVYLIEFSHITAVANDDVVVIKDDELPNSSKQQIEDLETELKENRSELQNVVEELETSNEELQSSNEELMSSNEELQSSNEELQSVNEELYTVNSELQEKNKELEALNDDMNNLLNSNEVGTLFLDTQFNIRKFTPSVKHLFHLEDSDLGRSIVSFASEFDDESRQSIIKDSKLALEQLQSVEKEIHDKNGNWFLERISPFITTRKRIEGVVITFINIVNLKNTQEELKESNYRLQTALKGGDMAWWEVHLPEGKVVFSPQKAIMLGRKADDFKHYTDFTNLIHPDDYQDTMNAFSDHLSGKNQKYDCEYRIKNSKGEYQWFHDVGQVSSDDGEKKIVSGIVTEITSKKEAERHLLEAQQKAESANVYKNQFLANMSHEIRTPMNGLVGFANLLRDDDLNSETKNKYIDIIENSSKQLLNLIDDIIDVSKIEARELKINKKPSKLSDLFYATQSTFSELKNEINKEQVEIAVNIPKESENLVLDTDPDRLQQVLVNLVNNALKFTEKGRIEFGYKQIDDKVAIYVTDEGIGIPNDKFDIIFNRFEQIRNGNNDFNEGTGLGLSISKGIVELLGGKLHVESQESIGSTFSFDLPYTEGLILAVDDNNKTETNTIEDKTKDKTILIVEDELVNVEYFKALFAGMAIKLHFALNGREAIEIVKTQSPIDIILMDIRMPDMDGFEAAKLILKGKPDFKIIAQTAYAMAGDKEKCLQNGFVDYISKPLKKEELLNKMARWIGN
- a CDS encoding beta-L-arabinofuranosidase domain-containing protein; the encoded protein is MKLLKPIVGIILVFCAWGINSVFAQSGDQILDGIGETGLIARYTFEENVKDWSRNNLHGNIEGIGYEFINDEIFGKVISLAGDGKTYITIPGELLAGEESVSISAWVYLRSAKAGAPLFDFGKNNKSTFSAAPEGENGYVAQVGDYTASSPSAALYKWNHVVVVVNVPEKTFSTYLNAEMVSEVKDVKVELKQLFDARKGNNDQFIIGKALTSGDASIDAKLHDFRIYRIPLSKRQIGWINFSALHKEEAEEMMRNKQEPDLPKFSETTPQLYTQYLTGVQTIEIETEVGFLPRLPRFVKGVYSNDFEGPEVRVLWPAPEDNSEVKSAGKYTVTGRVAGSDIQPKAIVTVVEHDHKHHAPLRTLEAFDLDEVQLTEDLHHHETKFVENRDKFVNGLLETNPDDFLYMFRNAFGQEQPAGAEPLGGWDSQETKLRGHATGHYLSALAQAYSSTAYDAAIQAKFAEKMEYMVNTLYELSQLSGTPKIAGGEFIADPLAIPPGPGKDGFDSDLSEDGIRTDYWNWGKGFISAYPPDQFIMLEHGAKYGTDNDKVWAPYYTLHKILAGLMDVYEVSGNEKALDIVEGMGDWVYARLSVVPTETLISIWNTYIAGEFGGMNEALARLSRLTNESRYLETAKLFDNIRVFFGDAEHSNGLAKNVDLFRGLHANQHIPQIMGALEIYRDSKEPEYFDIADNFWNKTTGDYMYSIGGVAGARNPANAECFTAEPATLYENGFAVGGQNETCATYNMLKLSRNLFLYNQQAQLMDYYERGLYNHILASVDKHTPANTYHVPLRAGSVKHFTNAHMDGFTCCNGTALESNTKLQNSIYFRSANNDALFVNLYVPSILKWTDKDITVTQTTAYPKEDHTTLTISGSGKFDLNVRVPHWATEGFFVTINGKKQDITTEPGTYLTISRKWKDGDQVELRMPFHFYLEPVMDQQNVASLFYGPVLLAAQEDGPRKEWRKVTLDAEDISKSISGDPEKLEFEIDGVTYKPFYETYGRHSVYLDVTLK